TTAAATCAACGATTTTCCTGAAAAGAACGGTGCTTAAACGATATCAGATTAGCGCCAAGCCTTTCTCCTTGTTCATTTTTGCTCGCCCAAAAACGAACCAAAAAGGGCGCAAACGATCAGAACTCGCTTGTGTGGATTATAATCTGAGCGCTGAAGCAATTTAGATACCACACTTCGCTCAAACAATGCTCGTTTGATCGGTGGGTTTATGGGTTATTGTTAGTTTTTAAAAAATGATGTTGATATATGACGATGGGTTCGGTGCGAAAGCATTTTCCCTTAGAAATATCGTAATTAGAACAAGGAGATGTCTCCGCTCCACACCGGAAAAGCACCGGTGCTCCGGTCGACATGACAGAGACTGTGGTTAAGAGGCGCGGCGCAAGGTGTTTAAAGATCGAACAGGGTTTAGGGTTGCGCCGCGTGATAAACGTTATTTTTCGGATAGAAAGCTCCTGTACTCCATTAGCCTGTTATAATGGTTGGGGCATCATCCGATGGTTGGTTGCAGGGGTTAAATCAACGATTTTCCTGAAAAGAACGGTGCTTAAACGATATCAGATTAGCGCCAAGCCTTTCTCCTTGTTCATTTTTGCTCGTCCAAAAACGAACCAAAAAGGACGCAAACGATCAGAACTCGCTTGTGCGGATTCGGATCTGTACGTTGAATTATTTAGATACCGCCCTTCGCTCAAACAATGCTCGTTTGATCGATGGGTTTATGGGTTTTCGTTAGATTTTGAAGAATGATGTTGATACATGACGTTGGGTTCCGTGCACAGGTGTTTTCCCGTAGTGGTCAGATATTAACAAAATACCCAAATAACCCGCGAATGCTGGTGGACGATACTGTAGCCCCACGTTTTGTCGAAGGCATCCGTTGGGCAACGTGGGGTCAAAGGAGGTGCATAAGAAATAACCATCGGGCAAAATTTTGCAGATGATTCGAAATAAAGTCCGATGGGCACCTATAAAATCTAATCAACGGTTTTCCATTAGAAGAATCGTATTTAGAACATGGAGATGTCTCCGCTCCACACCGGAAAAGCACCGGTGCTCCGGTCGACATGACAGAGACTGTGGTTAAGAGGCGCGGCGCCAGGTGTTTAAAGATCGAACAGGGTTTAGGGTTGCGCCGCGTGATGAATGTTGAGAGGGGGTAGAGATTAAAGAAAGGAGATAATAGATTTTCAAATTGAGAGGCTTTAGACCGATACTGTCAGAATACGGAGAAGCACCGTAATGCAGACAGGTCTTTTTCACTTCTGCCTTTTCACTTTTCATTCACTCTAAGACTCTGCCAGGAGCTCACTCCGTTCGCACTCTTGCAGGTCTTATTTTCACTCACCCACTCCCTCTTAACAGATCGGTAATAGTTTAAACTTTACCTGGGTCATACAAGCCCTTCCCCAATCCCGCAATTGAAAAAACGAACCAGAATTATAGTTCTTTAACAGGCTTCATTGTTAGTAAAATTGATGATAAATTATCTCTTCAGTATTATAGTTTAGAATAAAGTTGTTTGTAAACAGGATTAGGAAAACATAATGTGCAAATGTCCTGGCAGTATGAAGCAGGATTCTAACATAAGATCGGTTTACTGACGTTAACAGATGCGCCAGGTTGATGAATCATGATCGAAATGAGCCTCTGGTGTAGTCATCGGATGAGTTTTTCGAAGAATCGAGTCACACCGGATCAACAGATGATTCATAGATGACTCATCCGATGACTTTTGCAGGTTTGTTAACCTTTAAGAACATACCAGTTGTATGAGTAATCGTGGTATTCTTTGTAAGACATTGCACGATTATTTTTAAGAACTACAATAGAAAAAAATCAGAACAGAAGAGCCGCATTGTCGTTGAATAAGAAAAAAATACTTATCGTTTCCCGTTCGTTCTACCCGATGAACACTCCGCGCGCCTTTCGTACGACAGAACTGGTGAAAGAGTTTGCCCGCCAGGGGCATGAAGTTACCCTTCTGACCGTGAAGGATGACGAGCTTCATGTGCCGTTTGAGAAGGAACATGGGGTAACCATTAAAGACCTGGGGGACCTGAAACTGAAGCCGATTGATTCGCAAAAGGGAGGTAAAGTTGGAAGGCTTGTCCGTAAAGTGCTCCGCAGAGGGCTTTTACAGGCGTTTGAATACCCCGATATTCAGCTGGCATACCTGGTAAAAAAAGCTCTTGAAGAAGAGCGCGGGTATGATCTGCTGCTTACGATCGCAACGCCGCATCCGATTCACTGGGGGACCGCATGGGCCTGGAGTGAAAAGGACCCGATTGCTAAAACCTGGGTGGCCGATTGCGGCGATCCTTACATGGGTTCAAGGCTCGATACGTTTAACAAGTGGTTCTACTTTAAGTACTTTGAAAAATCGTTCTGCAGAAAAGCGGATGTGATAACGGTGCCGATAGAGGATGCAAAAAGTGGGTATTACCCTGAATTCCGGGATAAAATTGAGGTTGTTCCGCAGGGGTTTAATTTCGATGAGGTGGATATAAACAGGCAATCCTCCGTGGATCACACGGTTCCAACATTTGCCTATGCTGGCGGACTGATTCCCGGCGGCAGAGATCCCCGGCTGTTCCTGGAGTATATTACAGGACTCGACCGAAATTATAAATTTATTCTCTACACGCGGAGCCGAAACCTGGTGGAGCCGTTTCTCGAAAAAGGTGCCGGCCGGATTGAGATCCGCGACTACATCCCCCGCCCGGAGCTGCTGCGCACGCTGAGCAAAATGGATTTTCTTGTGAATTTTGAAAACGCCACCTCCCTGCAGATGCCGAGCAAGCTGATCGACTACTACCTTGCCGGCCGGCCGGTACTCTCAGTAGACGGGCAGAAAATTAATAAAAAGTCGATAGACGAGTTCCTGGAGGGAGACTACTCTTCCGCCTACAGCTATAACGGTGTGGATCGCTATCGGATTGAAAACGTCTGCGGACAGTTTCTTGAACTGCAGGAACGTGAGGCATAAAAATGCAGAGCAATAAACAGGGCTTTTACGCCTTTTTCCTTTTCCTGATCTGGCCCTTCCTGGCTACGGTTACGGCATTTAAGAATTACAAACAGAGCTGGGCGAAAAACATATTCTGGCTTTTCTGTATTTTTTATGGACTCACTTTTGCGATCGGAGCAGAAAGTGAAACAAGTGATATCGTCGGGTATGTAGCTCAATACCAAGATTTACACCATGAAAAAATGACGATTGCTACGGCAGTAAATTACTACCAGGAGAGTGGTGAGATAGATTTTATGCGGACAGCGATTGCTATACTTGTTTCCCGTATTTCAGACAGTCAACCGATTTTAACCCTTGTTTATGCTATCATTTTTGGTTACTTCTTCTCCCGAAATCTGTGGTATGTCATGGAGCGGCTTCAGGGGAAACTGCTTCCGATTACCATACTATTAATAATCTGTTTTTTCCTGGTGAATCCGATCTGGCGAATCAACGGGTTTCGGATGTGGACGGCAACGCATATATTCCTATTCGGTCTATTACCTTTTCTCTGCGAGGGAAAGACCCGCTATTTGTGGGTTTCAGTTTTTTCACTGGCGTTTCACTTTGCAATGCTTGTACCCCTTGGAGTTCTCTTTGGGTACATTGTCCTTGGCAACAGGTTGAATCTGTATTTCGGCACTTTCCTCTTTACCCTTTTCTTTGCTGAACTTGATCTTGCGGTATTTAATAACCTGATGCAGGCTTACGCCCCGGAAATATTGCAGGAACGAACCTCAAGTTACCGGGTAGAGGGGCCCGGGACGCCCGGGATGGCGGTCGCTTCAGCTGAAGACAGCGGCCGCTGGTATGCCTCCTGGTATGGCAGGGCTATACGGTATTCTGTGATGGCACTCTTGATAGGCCTTTATGTGACGGGGCGTGAACATTTCAGGAAACACAAATACTGGATGAACCTTTTTTGTTTCGTACTGGCATTCTTTGCAGCGGCAAATCTACTCAGTTCACTTTCCTCAGGTTCCCGGTTTTTTAATATTGCAAACCTTTGCGCCCTCCCTCTGCTCATTTTGTACATTCAGAATGTCGCAAGAGACAAAGTCATGAAAAGATTTACGTGGGTGGTTTCGCCGGGGCTACTATTATTTGCTTTTGTAG
The nucleotide sequence above comes from Rhodohalobacter sp. SW132. Encoded proteins:
- a CDS encoding glycosyltransferase, with the translated sequence MNKKKILIVSRSFYPMNTPRAFRTTELVKEFARQGHEVTLLTVKDDELHVPFEKEHGVTIKDLGDLKLKPIDSQKGGKVGRLVRKVLRRGLLQAFEYPDIQLAYLVKKALEEERGYDLLLTIATPHPIHWGTAWAWSEKDPIAKTWVADCGDPYMGSRLDTFNKWFYFKYFEKSFCRKADVITVPIEDAKSGYYPEFRDKIEVVPQGFNFDEVDINRQSSVDHTVPTFAYAGGLIPGGRDPRLFLEYITGLDRNYKFILYTRSRNLVEPFLEKGAGRIEIRDYIPRPELLRTLSKMDFLVNFENATSLQMPSKLIDYYLAGRPVLSVDGQKINKKSIDEFLEGDYSSAYSYNGVDRYRIENVCGQFLELQEREA
- a CDS encoding EpsG family protein; this encodes MQSNKQGFYAFFLFLIWPFLATVTAFKNYKQSWAKNIFWLFCIFYGLTFAIGAESETSDIVGYVAQYQDLHHEKMTIATAVNYYQESGEIDFMRTAIAILVSRISDSQPILTLVYAIIFGYFFSRNLWYVMERLQGKLLPITILLIICFFLVNPIWRINGFRMWTATHIFLFGLLPFLCEGKTRYLWVSVFSLAFHFAMLVPLGVLFGYIVLGNRLNLYFGTFLFTLFFAELDLAVFNNLMQAYAPEILQERTSSYRVEGPGTPGMAVASAEDSGRWYASWYGRAIRYSVMALLIGLYVTGREHFRKHKYWMNLFCFVLAFFAAANLLSSLSSGSRFFNIANLCALPLLILYIQNVARDKVMKRFTWVVSPGLLLFAFVAFRIGLYSLSATSILGNPVVALFMYENYMSMNDFLRMIL